The following is a genomic window from Spirosoma foliorum.
ATGGTGTTCGAAGGCAATAAAAGCTTACCCCAGGGTTTATTTCTCGTTGTAGTTCCTAAAAAAGGATACCTCCAACTATTAATTACCGACGATCAGCAATTTTCGTTTGAAACCGATACAACCAACATGATTAAAGACATGAAGGTGACGGGTTCGAAAGAAAATGAACTGTTCTATGCCTATCAGCAACAGCTCAGCAAATTATCAGATGAAGCTCAGGCGCTGAATATTCAGAAAAAGATTCGTACGGATGACGTTTCGAAAGCTATGTTCAATAAGCAGATGGGCGATCTGCAAAAGCAAGCGAATGATTATCGTATCCAGTTTATGAAAGATAATCCAACTACGTTTGCCGCTAAATTATTTAAAGCTACTGCCGAGCCCGAAGTACCACCTGCTCCTAAGGCGTCAAATGGTCGCCCTGATTCTGTTTGGGTATTCAATTATTTCAAAAACCATTTCTGGGATGATTTCGACTTCGCCGATGAGCGCTTTGTGCGAACCCCATTCTTACAACAGAAAATTGAGCGCTACATTAAGGAACTGACGGTTCAGACTCCTGACTCATTAATTAAAGAAGCCGATTTCCTGGTTAATAAGGCCATTGCCGGCAAGAATACTGAAGTAAAGTACTATACTATCTACTACATCACGAGTCAGTATGAGCAACCCAAAGTAATGGGAACAGATGGCCTATTTGTCCACATGTTCGAGAAGTATTACAAAACAGGAATCATGACCGTGTCGGATTCGTCGACACTGAAAAGTATTGGTGAACGAGTGGCCACCATGAAACCCAATCTGGTGGGTAAAATCTTGGCTTCGCCCGTCATTAGCGATACGCTCCGTCGGCCCATTGCATTCTCAGCCATCAAAGCCGACTATACTGTTGTATTCTTTTACTCACCAACCTGCGGTCACTGTCGCGAGAGCGCGCCTAAGGTGAAGAAGTTTGTCGACGACTATAAAGGAAAAGGTGTTGAGGTTGTGGCAATTGCCATTGACCAAAGCCCTGAAGACTGGAAGAAGTTTATCAAAGAGTTCAAACTTGGTAATGCCATCAACGGCTACGACTTCAGCTATCGCACCGATTACCGCCATCAATACGATGTTTGGACGACCCCAACCATCTACATACTCGACAAAAACAAGAAAATTATTGCGCGTAAACTACCCGTTGAGCAAATGGAAGATTTCATGTTATTCCACAAACGGCAACAAGCCGCTCAGCTTGCTAAAAAACCTGCCGCTGTAGCACCAGCGAATGCCAAGGCAAGTGTGAAGAAGTAACAAGTAACGTGGACCTCTGGTCCGCATAGCCGAAGGCTAACTTTGTTAAGGTTAACTACATAACTGCAACTTAGCCTTCGGCTATGCGGACCAGAGGTCCACGTTACTTCACTTCATTTTCGTCCGTTTCACTAAATACGACGTCAGAATCTGATCGAAGCCCTGGTCAATATCCGCTTCGATAAAATCAATTTTGTATTGACCACAACGCATCTTCAGTTCCTGAAAATACGTTTTTACAGCTTGTTGGTAGGTTTCCCGAACCTGCCCTGGTTGAAGTTTTACTTTCTCGCCCGTTTCAAGATCAATAAATTCGTAAGGGCGTTCGTCAAATGCAAAGTCCTCTTCGGTTTTCTTGTCGGTAACGTGAAACAGTAGCACCTCGTGCAGGTTATGACGCAGGTGTTGCAAAGCCGAAAAAAGCGCATCGGCCTTTTCACTATTGTCGAACATATCGCTAAAAATAACCACTAGCGACCGTTTGTTGATTTTCTCGGCAACCTGATGAATCACATCCGCAGCCGACGTTCGACGTAAGGGTTTGGGTTGCTGCATCAGCAAGTCCAATTGCGTAAAGAGTTTATGGACATGCGATGGCGTCGACTTGGTAGGCGTCTGCAAATCAATCTGATCGGCAAATGTTGTCAAGCTCACGGCGTCTTTCTGACGCTGTAGCATATACGCCAAACAAGCTGCAGCCATGACACTAAAGGTCATCTTCCCATAAGTGGCTTCTGGATAATACATCGACGACGACGTATCAATCAGTAGGTGGCAGCGCAGATTTGTTTCTTCCTCATATCGTTTGACAAACAGTTTTTCGGTCTTGCCGAATACCTTCCAGTCAATATGCCGCGTAGTCTCACCCGTGTTATAGAGTCGGTGTTCAGCAAATTCCACCGAGAAACCGTGGAATGGCGATTTATGCAGGCCGGTAATGAACCCTTCGACCAATTGGCGGGCTAGAAATTCGACGTTACCAAATGAACGTACCTGGCC
Proteins encoded in this region:
- a CDS encoding TlpA family protein disulfide reductase, yielding MKNLLLTALLGVLLLPAASAQSTAETPSAGFRITGQIKGLKDTTCVLAHYFGSTQYIPKDTARVDAAGNMVFEGNKSLPQGLFLVVVPKKGYLQLLITDDQQFSFETDTTNMIKDMKVTGSKENELFYAYQQQLSKLSDEAQALNIQKKIRTDDVSKAMFNKQMGDLQKQANDYRIQFMKDNPTTFAAKLFKATAEPEVPPAPKASNGRPDSVWVFNYFKNHFWDDFDFADERFVRTPFLQQKIERYIKELTVQTPDSLIKEADFLVNKAIAGKNTEVKYYTIYYITSQYEQPKVMGTDGLFVHMFEKYYKTGIMTVSDSSTLKSIGERVATMKPNLVGKILASPVISDTLRRPIAFSAIKADYTVVFFYSPTCGHCRESAPKVKKFVDDYKGKGVEVVAIAIDQSPEDWKKFIKEFKLGNAINGYDFSYRTDYRHQYDVWTTPTIYILDKNKKIIARKLPVEQMEDFMLFHKRQQAAQLAKKPAAVAPANAKASVKK
- a CDS encoding DUF58 domain-containing protein; this encodes MKQPLNLGQVRSFGNVEFLARQLVEGFITGLHKSPFHGFSVEFAEHRLYNTGETTRHIDWKVFGKTEKLFVKRYEEETNLRCHLLIDTSSSMYYPEATYGKMTFSVMAAACLAYMLQRQKDAVSLTTFADQIDLQTPTKSTPSHVHKLFTQLDLLMQQPKPLRRTSAADVIHQVAEKINKRSLVVIFSDMFDNSEKADALFSALQHLRHNLHEVLLFHVTDKKTEEDFAFDERPYEFIDLETGEKVKLQPGQVRETYQQAVKTYFQELKMRCGQYKIDFIEADIDQGFDQILTSYLVKRTKMK